The Fusobacterium sp. JB019 genome has a segment encoding these proteins:
- a CDS encoding universal stress protein — MRKILIPLDGSERSLHSISLMKELYAPTEVEIVLMYVEEGTEEIYKDLDEALRGKTYEEGKRIFESHNLKDKIEKKLDSPMELLKDYSVKKEVSFDKKIGKEILKVAKENEVDLIIMTKSTKKGFEKMIGSVTTYVVKHAHCMLLIAPE; from the coding sequence ATGAGAAAGATACTTATTCCATTAGATGGTAGTGAAAGAAGTTTACATTCTATTTCTTTAATGAAAGAACTATATGCGCCTACTGAAGTAGAAATAGTTTTAATGTATGTTGAAGAGGGAACAGAAGAAATTTACAAAGATTTAGATGAAGCATTAAGAGGAAAAACTTATGAAGAGGGGAAAAGAATATTTGAAAGCCACAATTTAAAGGACAAAATAGAGAAAAAATTAGATTCTCCTATGGAACTTTTAAAAGATTATTCTGTTAAAAAAGAAGTATCTTTTGATAAAAAAATTGGTAAAGAAATATTGAAGGTAGCTAAAGAAAATGAAGTGGATCTTATTATAATGACTAAATCAACTAAAAAAGGATTTGAAAAAATGATTGGTTCAGTTACTACTTATGTAGTTAAGCATGCTCATTGTATGCTTCTTATTGCTCCAGAATAA
- a CDS encoding DMT family transporter yields the protein MDNKLLQYFILILGTFALSTSAIFVKLSDAPSSIVAFYRLGFTFLMLFPFVFTNKKNLKQVKELTKKQILIGAASGIFLSLHYLLWFESLKFTSVASSTVIVTLQPVFAFAASALIFKEKFSKQAILGAFISIIGCAIIGWGDFQISGTALIGDIMAFVAAGVITAYFFVGQILRKEIDVVPYSIVGYGMSSIILFVYSIVTKASFFNYSKLTWWCFLGLALISTVLGQVIFNWLLKWVSASTVSMSILGESVGTCILAYLILGEILTIKQFIGILIILSGLLMYFIDNKKKSDNS from the coding sequence ATGGACAATAAATTATTACAATATTTTATTTTAATTTTAGGAACTTTTGCCTTGTCAACTTCAGCTATATTTGTTAAATTAAGTGATGCTCCTTCTTCTATAGTAGCTTTCTATAGATTAGGTTTTACTTTTTTAATGTTATTTCCCTTTGTGTTTACAAATAAAAAAAATTTAAAACAAGTAAAAGAATTAACAAAAAAACAAATTTTAATAGGGGCTGCTTCTGGGATATTTTTATCACTACATTATCTATTATGGTTTGAATCTTTAAAATTTACATCGGTAGCAAGTTCTACAGTTATTGTAACTCTTCAACCTGTTTTTGCCTTTGCAGCAAGTGCTTTAATATTTAAAGAAAAATTTTCTAAGCAGGCAATTTTAGGAGCTTTTATTTCTATTATAGGTTGCGCTATTATAGGATGGGGAGATTTTCAGATTAGTGGGACAGCATTAATTGGAGATATAATGGCTTTTGTAGCTGCAGGAGTTATAACAGCTTATTTTTTTGTGGGACAAATTTTAAGGAAAGAAATAGATGTAGTTCCTTATTCTATTGTAGGATATGGAATGAGCTCTATAATTTTGTTTGTATATTCTATAGTAACAAAAGCTTCTTTTTTTAATTATTCTAAATTAACTTGGTGGTGTTTTTTAGGATTAGCTCTTATTTCAACAGTTTTAGGTCAGGTTATCTTTAATTGGTTGTTAAAATGGGTTAGTGCTTCAACAGTTTCCATGTCTATTTTAGGAGAATCTGTAGGAACGTGTATTCTTGCTTATCTTATACTTGGAGAGATTTTAACAATAAAACAATTTATAGGAATATTAATTATTTTAAGTGGTCTTTTAATGTATTTTATAGATAATAAAAAGAAATCAGATAATAGTTAA
- a CDS encoding alkaline phosphatase, with product MKKLTKIVLTFIIFIFLIFFIHSTSFLFPKEKAPKNVILLIGDGMGENHIKAGEYLNGQKFKFESLPKGYVENLSMFFETTDSAAAGTAMATGIKTNPRKISENIFNKNEKTILELKKSEGKSTGIITTTSITDATPAVFASHSNNRHNHDEILNDFLSIKPDIIMGGGDPKLTDLKKLSFKQNNFQVIDTYDDFKLLSYKNKPIIATFGNTNLPYFDQEKIAPSLKEMTAKSLNILSKNKKGFFLMVEGGRIDDASHALEKDRTIHEMKNFGSTVDYVLQWAKKNKDTMVIITADHETGGIKNLINKGKNKVPSFDWKNNGSHTKALVPIYIYNGNYNINKKIIKNISIFNLMK from the coding sequence ATGAAAAAATTAACAAAAATCGTCTTAACCTTTATCATTTTTATATTTTTAATATTCTTTATACATTCAACATCTTTTCTTTTCCCTAAAGAAAAAGCACCTAAAAATGTTATTCTTTTAATTGGAGACGGAATGGGCGAAAATCATATAAAAGCTGGAGAATATTTAAATGGTCAAAAATTTAAATTTGAATCTTTACCAAAAGGATATGTTGAAAATTTAAGTATGTTTTTTGAAACTACAGATTCTGCTGCTGCTGGAACAGCAATGGCTACAGGAATTAAAACTAACCCTCGAAAAATATCTGAAAATATTTTTAACAAGAATGAAAAAACTATACTTGAACTTAAAAAATCAGAAGGAAAATCAACTGGAATAATTACTACAACCTCAATAACAGATGCTACTCCTGCTGTTTTCGCTTCTCACAGCAACAACAGACACAATCATGATGAAATTTTAAATGATTTCCTTAGTATAAAGCCAGATATTATAATGGGAGGTGGAGATCCTAAGCTTACAGATTTAAAAAAATTATCTTTTAAACAAAATAACTTTCAAGTTATTGATACTTATGATGATTTTAAACTTTTATCTTATAAAAACAAACCAATAATTGCTACTTTTGGAAATACAAATCTTCCATACTTTGATCAAGAAAAGATAGCTCCTTCATTAAAAGAAATGACAGCAAAATCTTTAAATATACTTTCAAAAAATAAAAAAGGCTTCTTCTTAATGGTAGAAGGAGGTAGAATAGATGATGCTTCCCATGCTCTTGAAAAAGATAGAACTATCCATGAAATGAAAAATTTTGGTTCCACTGTAGACTATGTTTTACAATGGGCTAAAAAAAATAAAGATACTATGGTTATTATAACCGCTGATCACGAAACTGGTGGAATTAAAAATTTAATTAATAAAGGAAAAAATAAAGTTCCTAGTTTTGATTGGAAAAATAATGGTTCTCATACAAAAGCTTTAGTTCCAATTTATATATACAATGGAAATTATAATATAAATAAAAAAATCATTAAAAATATTTCTATTTTCAATCTAATGAAATAA
- a CDS encoding sodium-dependent transporter, translated as MSVEHRGEWGSRMGFILAAIGSAVGLGNIWRFPYTVASNGGGAFLIPYLVALLTAGIPILILEFSLGHKTRHSAPGVFGHLNKKYEVVGWFQTLIAFCITTYYVVIIAWAVSYAGYALTGAWGSDPKGFLFGNYLQLTDSPMKLGGLNTKVLIPLLIVWLVNYIVIRLGIKGGLEKANKIFMPLLVIALLIIVVRGVTLPGALSGLDYFFKPDFSKLLDPQVWLSAYGQIFFSLSVCFAIMYAYSSYLPKDSDIVNNAFITGLGNCSFSLLSGIGVFSVLGYMAYSQGVSVAEVSSAGVGLAFVVFPQAISALPGMNGIIGVIFFASLIFAGFSSSISIVEAVVASIRDKFNLTRKQALNRFTLISGLLSLVIATKGGLYILDIVDYATNQYGIVMAGFAELVIFGWLFKTDSVRRYANSLSDFAIGKWWLVCIRATSLILGLMLFLKIKNTINNPYEGYSWLALGIYGMGVIIAVIIGAIILAKKKGSDKFEQDIYHNGLGNEIKLDVED; from the coding sequence ATGAGTGTAGAGCATAGAGGAGAATGGGGCTCAAGAATGGGATTTATTCTTGCAGCTATAGGTTCAGCAGTAGGATTAGGAAATATATGGAGATTTCCATATACGGTAGCAAGTAATGGAGGGGGAGCATTTTTAATTCCTTATTTAGTAGCATTATTAACTGCAGGAATTCCAATTTTAATATTAGAATTTTCTTTAGGTCATAAAACGAGACATAGTGCTCCAGGAGTATTTGGACATTTAAATAAAAAATATGAAGTTGTTGGATGGTTTCAAACATTGATAGCTTTTTGTATAACAACTTATTATGTTGTCATTATTGCGTGGGCTGTAAGTTATGCAGGATATGCATTAACTGGAGCTTGGGGGAGTGATCCGAAAGGATTTTTATTTGGAAATTATTTACAATTAACTGACTCTCCAATGAAATTAGGAGGATTGAATACAAAGGTATTAATTCCACTTTTAATTGTATGGTTAGTTAATTATATTGTTATTAGGTTAGGTATTAAGGGGGGGCTAGAAAAAGCAAATAAAATATTTATGCCTTTACTTGTAATAGCTCTTTTAATTATTGTAGTAAGAGGAGTAACTTTACCAGGTGCTTTATCAGGTTTAGATTATTTTTTCAAACCAGATTTTAGTAAACTATTAGATCCTCAAGTTTGGTTATCTGCTTATGGTCAAATTTTCTTTTCTTTAAGTGTTTGTTTTGCAATTATGTATGCTTATTCTAGTTATTTACCAAAGGATTCAGATATAGTAAACAATGCATTTATAACAGGACTTGGAAATTGTAGTTTTAGTTTATTATCTGGAATAGGAGTATTTAGTGTGTTAGGGTACATGGCTTATAGTCAAGGTGTAAGTGTAGCAGAAGTATCTTCAGCTGGAGTAGGGCTTGCTTTTGTAGTTTTTCCTCAAGCTATAAGTGCATTGCCAGGGATGAATGGAATAATCGGAGTAATTTTCTTTGCTTCTTTAATATTTGCAGGATTTTCATCTTCAATATCAATAGTGGAAGCTGTAGTGGCATCTATTAGAGATAAATTTAATTTAACAAGAAAACAAGCTTTAAATAGATTTACATTAATATCAGGTTTATTATCTTTAGTTATAGCTACTAAAGGTGGATTATATATTTTGGATATCGTGGATTATGCAACAAATCAATATGGAATTGTTATGGCAGGATTTGCGGAACTAGTTATATTTGGATGGCTTTTTAAAACTGATAGTGTAAGAAGATATGCGAATAGTCTTTCTGATTTTGCAATTGGAAAGTGGTGGTTAGTTTGTATTAGAGCTACATCATTAATTCTTGGATTAATGTTGTTCTTGAAAATAAAAAATACAATAAATAATCCATATGAAGGATATTCTTGGCTAGCTTTAGGGATATATGGAATGGGTGTAATTATTGCAGTTATAATTGGAGCGATTATACTGGCTAAGAAAAAAGGTTCAGATAAATTTGAACAAGATATATATCATAATGGTCTTGGAAATGAAATAAAATTAGATGTAGAAGATTAA
- a CDS encoding methionine/alanine import family NSS transporter small subunit, producing the protein MSTGAIIMAILSCVILWGGFAVCLRIALKSNK; encoded by the coding sequence ATGAGTACAGGAGCAATAATAATGGCTATTTTAAGTTGTGTCATCCTTTGGGGTGGATTTGCAGTTTGTTTAAGAATTGCTTTAAAGTCAAATAAATAA
- a CDS encoding STAS/SEC14 domain-containing protein: MIELLSRSNKANFGIHASGKVTLEEELTFLGKLNSILEKHEKINILVLVEKNITWDTKAELEDLKWIVQNFNRINKVALVSDAEIAEIFFKQIQPLFELANINRAKFEANKINEAWDWLES, encoded by the coding sequence ATGATTGAATTACTTTCAAGAAGCAATAAGGCTAATTTTGGAATACATGCTAGTGGAAAAGTAACTTTAGAAGAAGAACTAACTTTTTTAGGAAAATTAAATTCTATTTTAGAAAAGCATGAAAAAATAAATATTCTTGTTCTAGTAGAAAAAAATATCACTTGGGATACCAAAGCAGAATTAGAAGATTTAAAGTGGATAGTTCAAAATTTTAATAGAATCAATAAAGTTGCTTTAGTTTCAGATGCTGAAATAGCAGAAATATTTTTCAAACAAATACAGCCCCTATTTGAATTAGCTAATATCAATAGAGCTAAATTTGAAGCTAATAAAATAAATGAAGCTTGGGATTGGTTAGAAAGTTAA
- a CDS encoding pentapeptide repeat-containing protein — translation MYYEDIIFTKKDMETLTFENSEFLSCTFEGIAFNQINFNNTIFENCTFKSCQLNTCTFCHSKFIDLNFENSELINIFLSNINQFIIEVVFLKSYLKYCDFSKLDLKKIDFSNSTLKECLFSNTNLKQASFKNCDLQGTCFENCNLENSNFKKATNYRINPLTNNITGGQFSLPDLIGLLKDFNIKIK, via the coding sequence ATGTACTACGAAGATATAATTTTTACTAAAAAAGATATGGAAACATTAACTTTTGAAAACAGCGAATTTTTAAGTTGCACATTTGAAGGAATAGCTTTTAACCAAATAAACTTTAATAATACTATCTTTGAAAACTGTACCTTTAAATCTTGTCAATTAAATACCTGTACTTTCTGCCATTCAAAATTTATAGATTTAAATTTTGAAAATTCTGAACTTATCAATATTTTTTTAAGTAATATCAATCAATTTATAATTGAAGTAGTCTTTCTTAAATCATACTTAAAATATTGTGATTTTAGCAAATTAGATTTAAAGAAAATAGATTTTTCAAATTCCACTTTAAAAGAATGTTTATTTTCTAATACTAATCTTAAACAAGCCTCTTTTAAAAATTGTGACTTACAAGGAACATGTTTTGAAAATTGCAATTTAGAAAATTCTAACTTTAAAAAAGCTACTAATTATAGAATAAATCCTTTAACAAATAATATCACAGGAGGACAATTTTCTCTTCCTGATTTAATTGGATTATTAAAAGATTTTAACATTAAAATCAAATGA
- a CDS encoding alanyl-tRNA editing protein: MKIKVNSCNKIKDGYEITVEYIDIFSLRLYPDGKGGQLGDRGNIGGIEILKVTSDNVVLKEKIELGIYDYEIDMERREDIAIQHSAEHLFSGIAKEKFNLNNVGFRMTETVTTIDLDSNDISENIVKELMKEINLAVKKGGAIETKICSIEEAKRIELRKPISSKIKSDEIRIVKISKFDTCACAGFHINDLKDIRIVKLVSKEIKGKNTRFSIIAGQRAIDDYEVKSEVVTALNHKFSCRDNEIISSIDKQLEHYENLKKEFNELNQEYTKLLYKTLDNKIEEINGNKIVFLEEKKEVINEIKKIFDKELTLVGLTGENIMFVSNVLDCGYLIGEIKKINPNLKGGGKGKQGNLKGSLEKNEIIEILKKIL, encoded by the coding sequence ATGAAAATTAAGGTTAATAGTTGCAATAAAATAAAAGATGGTTATGAAATAACAGTTGAGTATATTGATATATTTTCATTAAGATTATATCCAGATGGAAAAGGTGGACAATTAGGGGATAGAGGAAATATAGGTGGAATAGAAATTTTAAAAGTAACAAGTGATAATGTTGTTTTAAAAGAAAAAATAGAATTAGGTATATATGATTATGAAATAGATATGGAAAGAAGAGAAGATATAGCTATTCAACATAGTGCAGAACATTTATTTTCTGGAATAGCAAAGGAAAAATTTAATTTAAATAATGTTGGCTTTAGAATGACTGAAACAGTTACTACAATTGATTTAGATTCTAATGATATATCAGAAAATATAGTTAAAGAACTAATGAAGGAAATAAATTTAGCTGTAAAAAAAGGTGGAGCAATAGAAACTAAAATTTGTTCTATTGAGGAAGCTAAAAGAATAGAATTGAGAAAACCAATTAGTTCAAAGATTAAAAGTGATGAAATTAGAATAGTGAAAATATCAAAATTTGATACTTGTGCCTGTGCAGGATTTCATATAAATGATTTAAAAGATATAAGAATTGTGAAGTTAGTTTCTAAGGAAATAAAAGGAAAAAATACAAGATTTTCAATAATAGCAGGACAAAGAGCTATAGATGATTATGAAGTTAAAAGTGAAGTAGTAACTGCTTTAAATCATAAATTTAGTTGTAGAGATAATGAAATAATTTCTTCTATTGATAAACAACTTGAACATTACGAAAATTTGAAAAAAGAATTTAATGAACTTAATCAAGAATATACAAAATTATTATATAAAACATTAGATAATAAAATAGAAGAAATTAATGGAAATAAAATAGTATTTTTAGAAGAAAAAAAAGAAGTAATTAACGAAATAAAAAAAATATTTGATAAGGAACTAACTTTAGTTGGATTAACTGGTGAAAATATAATGTTTGTAAGTAATGTTTTAGACTGTGGATATTTAATAGGAGAAATAAAAAAAATAAATCCAAATTTAAAAGGTGGAGGAAAAGGAAAGCAAGGAAATCTTAAGGGAAGTTTAGAAAAGAATGAAATTATTGAAATCTTAAAAAAGATTTTATAG